The following proteins come from a genomic window of Geminicoccaceae bacterium SCSIO 64248:
- a CDS encoding LacI family DNA-binding transcriptional regulator, with the protein MSRITLQAVADTLGLSKFAVSRALAGKPGVSEETRRNVVQAARELGYLARGSAPAAARQVELIFHDRDLANSELWMNVQRGAQDEAVRQGFLTVNRWIQDARALGGFEGSAGVILLGPHEKEVVDALARSNMPLVWIGGTLQPLDQIDRVGGADREAGTYVGEALLAKGHRKLVYAHGQGGLSGRLTRLAGFREAIEAVEGASLRDIAFAELTGTGFREAFLAMIATDYEPTAIFCGNDGVAVTVVSELLRLGLAVPDDISVVGFADYACATQISPKLTTVRMPSVQMGAAAVRMLAERLGTTTLDEAPRSRRLFITPAFVERESLATATATSYRARIAHHVAGDGRSGGAVRRKRLKT; encoded by the coding sequence GTGAGTCGAATCACTTTGCAGGCCGTGGCCGATACGCTCGGCCTATCCAAGTTCGCCGTGTCGCGTGCCCTCGCCGGCAAGCCGGGCGTGAGCGAGGAGACGAGGCGCAACGTCGTGCAGGCGGCACGCGAGCTGGGCTACCTGGCCCGCGGCAGCGCGCCGGCCGCCGCCCGCCAGGTCGAGCTGATCTTTCACGATCGCGACCTGGCCAACAGCGAGCTTTGGATGAACGTCCAGCGCGGCGCACAGGACGAGGCCGTCCGGCAGGGCTTCCTCACCGTGAACCGCTGGATCCAGGACGCCCGCGCCCTGGGCGGCTTCGAGGGCAGCGCCGGCGTCATCCTGCTCGGCCCGCACGAAAAGGAGGTCGTCGACGCCCTGGCCCGCTCGAACATGCCGCTGGTCTGGATCGGCGGCACGCTGCAGCCGCTCGACCAGATCGATCGCGTCGGCGGCGCCGACCGCGAGGCCGGAACCTATGTCGGCGAGGCGCTCCTGGCGAAAGGCCATCGAAAGCTCGTCTACGCCCACGGCCAGGGCGGGCTGTCCGGACGGCTTACGCGGCTGGCCGGCTTTCGCGAGGCGATCGAGGCGGTCGAGGGCGCCAGTCTCCGGGACATCGCCTTCGCCGAGCTGACCGGCACGGGCTTTCGCGAAGCCTTTCTCGCCATGATCGCCACGGACTACGAACCGACGGCGATCTTCTGCGGCAATGACGGAGTCGCCGTGACCGTCGTGTCCGAGCTGTTGCGGCTCGGCCTGGCGGTTCCGGACGACATCTCCGTCGTCGGCTTCGCGGACTACGCCTGCGCGACGCAGATATCGCCGAAGCTGACGACCGTGCGCATGCCAAGCGTGCAGATGGGCGCGGCGGCCGTTCGCATGCTGGCCGAGCGGCTGGGGACGACGACGCTGGACGAGGCGCCGCGGTCGCGCCGCCTCTTCATCACGCCGGCCTTCGTGGAGCGCGAATCGCTGGCCACCGCGACGGCGACCTCCTATCGGGCGCGCATCGCCCACCATGTCGCCGGGGACGGCCGTTCCGGCGGCGCTGTCCGCAGGAAGAGGCTGAAAACCTAG
- a CDS encoding ABC transporter ATP-binding protein — translation MDVAIEVTDLTKTYGATRAVDRLSFTVPVGTTTALLGGNGAGKTTTIAMLLGLLEPSAGSVRILGQDMMRHRYRVLHRMNFSSPYVDLPHRLTVRENLSVYGRLYGVSDLRRRIARLAADLDLEPFLKRPAGKLSAGQKTRVALAKALINTPDVLLLDEPTASLDPDTADVIRRYLQTYQEATGATVLLASHNMAEVERLCRDVVMLKAGRLVDRGSPTELLARYGRTNLEDVFLDIARRAEVEA, via the coding sequence GTGGACGTCGCGATCGAGGTCACGGACCTCACGAAGACCTATGGCGCGACGCGCGCGGTCGACCGGTTGAGCTTCACCGTGCCGGTGGGCACGACGACCGCGCTTCTCGGCGGCAACGGCGCCGGCAAGACCACGACCATCGCCATGCTGCTGGGCCTGCTCGAGCCCTCCGCCGGCTCGGTGCGCATCCTCGGCCAGGACATGATGCGCCATCGCTACCGCGTCCTGCACCGCATGAACTTCTCCAGCCCCTATGTCGACCTGCCGCATCGCCTGACCGTGCGCGAGAACCTCTCGGTCTACGGCCGTCTGTACGGCGTTTCGGACCTGCGCCGCCGGATCGCGCGCCTCGCGGCCGACCTCGATCTCGAGCCTTTCCTGAAGCGCCCGGCCGGCAAGCTCTCCGCCGGGCAGAAGACCCGCGTGGCGCTCGCCAAGGCCCTGATCAACACGCCGGACGTGCTCCTGCTCGACGAGCCGACGGCGTCGCTCGATCCGGACACGGCCGACGTCATTCGCCGCTATCTCCAGACCTATCAGGAGGCGACCGGCGCGACCGTCCTGCTCGCCTCGCACAACATGGCCGAGGTCGAGCGCCTGTGCCGCGACGTCGTGATGCTCAAGGCCGGACGCCTGGTCGATCGCGGCTCGCCCACGGAACTGCTCGCCCGCTACGGCCGGACCAACCTCGAGGACGTCTTCCTCGACATCGCCCGGCGGGCGGAGGTCGAGGCTTAG